A genomic window from Streptomyces sp. NBC_00234 includes:
- a CDS encoding DUF6131 family protein translates to MIILGVILLVIGLVAGLGILWTIGIVLVAIGILLWIMGAVGHAVGGRRHYY, encoded by the coding sequence ATGATCATCCTCGGCGTTATTCTGCTGGTCATCGGCCTGGTGGCCGGTCTGGGGATCCTGTGGACCATCGGTATCGTGCTCGTCGCGATCGGAATTCTCCTCTGGATCATGGGTGCCGTTGGGCACGCAGTCGGCGGTCGACGCCACTACTACTAG
- a CDS encoding CDGSH iron-sulfur domain-containing protein has product MQEPGGPMLVEGPVEVVQEDGTLARSDRPVVALCTCRRSHIFPWCDTSHRGRKRPKTASRATKRHAE; this is encoded by the coding sequence ATGCAGGAGCCGGGTGGACCCATGCTCGTGGAAGGGCCGGTCGAAGTGGTCCAGGAGGACGGCACTCTTGCACGCTCGGACCGTCCCGTTGTGGCACTGTGCACCTGCCGACGAAGTCACATCTTCCCTTGGTGCGACACGAGCCACCGCGGCCGGAAGAGGCCGAAGACCGCGTCACGCGCCACGAAGCGGCACGCGGAGTGA
- the gvpJ gene encoding gas vesicle protein GvpJ: MPATTYSDEVVACPPRAGTLYDVLELILDRGMVIDVFVRVSLVGIEILKVDARIVVASVDTYLRFAEACNRLDLERDSGSTTVPELLSGSAAKSIGKRKVRKAAESVGDTVRKAVGGGDDDSDESDEEEQQERPRKRRAPARSGAPRRRRSEA; the protein is encoded by the coding sequence ATGCCCGCGACCACCTATTCCGATGAGGTAGTGGCGTGCCCGCCGCGCGCCGGCACGTTGTACGACGTGCTGGAACTCATCCTTGATCGGGGCATGGTGATCGACGTGTTCGTCCGGGTCTCCCTGGTCGGCATCGAGATCCTCAAGGTGGACGCGCGCATCGTCGTAGCGAGTGTGGACACCTACCTGCGATTCGCCGAGGCATGCAACCGGCTCGACCTGGAGCGTGACTCCGGAAGCACCACCGTGCCCGAGCTGTTGAGCGGCAGCGCTGCCAAGTCCATCGGCAAGCGCAAGGTGCGCAAGGCCGCGGAGTCCGTGGGCGACACGGTGCGCAAGGCGGTCGGCGGCGGTGACGACGACTCGGACGAGTCGGACGAGGAAGAGCAGCAGGAACGGCCCAGGAAGCGGCGTGCTCCGGCGCGCAGTGGTGCGCCCCGTCGACGTCGTTCGGAGGCGTGA
- a CDS encoding gas vesicle protein GvpO: MAEERRPRAGKSTKTAPRRTPSACGAQEAARAACRSLSDLIDHPVEGVSAVRRAEDGWCVVVDVLELPRIPDTTSLLASYEVQLDRDGELMEYRRVRRYRRGAADE; encoded by the coding sequence ATGGCAGAAGAACGTCGGCCGCGCGCCGGGAAATCCACGAAGACAGCCCCTCGCCGCACGCCGTCAGCGTGTGGAGCGCAGGAGGCTGCCCGTGCTGCTTGCCGGAGCCTGAGCGACCTGATCGACCATCCCGTGGAGGGCGTCTCAGCGGTGAGACGCGCCGAGGACGGTTGGTGCGTCGTCGTGGACGTACTCGAACTGCCCCGGATCCCGGACACCACAAGTCTTCTTGCCTCCTACGAGGTGCAGCTCGATCGGGACGGCGAGCTCATGGAGTACCGCAGGGTCCGCCGCTATCGGCGGGGAGCTGCCGATGAATGA
- a CDS encoding HemK2/MTQ2 family protein methyltransferase: MLISALRREHLAPGAEVLDVGTGTGAVAIAAARYGAGRVIAIDMSAAAVLTTRLNALLSGHARVIRAGRGDLTEPVAGLRFDLVLANPPYVPSASRRLPSRGRARAWEAGPDGRAVIDRVCAKVPALLRPGGVLLAVHSVLSGPTITATRLADAGLDVSVADRRFVPFGPVLRGRAAWLEMRGLIEPGQEEEELVVIRAERPY, translated from the coding sequence ATGTTGATCTCGGCTCTGCGGCGCGAACACCTGGCCCCTGGAGCAGAGGTCCTGGACGTGGGTACCGGTACGGGCGCGGTGGCCATCGCCGCCGCGCGTTATGGCGCTGGCCGCGTGATCGCCATCGACATGTCCGCCGCGGCGGTTCTCACGACGCGGCTGAACGCACTGCTGTCCGGCCACGCGCGGGTGATCCGGGCCGGCCGAGGCGACCTGACGGAGCCTGTGGCGGGGCTCAGGTTCGACCTGGTGCTGGCGAACCCGCCGTATGTGCCGTCCGCGAGCAGGCGCCTGCCCAGTCGCGGCAGAGCTCGCGCCTGGGAGGCGGGGCCGGACGGCCGAGCGGTGATCGACCGGGTCTGCGCCAAGGTTCCTGCTCTTCTGCGCCCAGGGGGTGTGCTGCTCGCCGTCCACTCCGTGCTGAGCGGGCCGACGATCACCGCGACACGGCTGGCCGACGCCGGGCTGGACGTCAGCGTGGCCGACCGCCGGTTCGTTCCCTTCGGCCCCGTCCTGCGTGGACGGGCCGCCTGGCTGGAGATGCGGGGCCTGATCGAACCCGGCCAGGAAGAGGAGGAGCTGGTGGTGATCCGTGCAGAACGGCCGTACTGA